The following coding sequences lie in one Rutidosis leptorrhynchoides isolate AG116_Rl617_1_P2 chromosome 4, CSIRO_AGI_Rlap_v1, whole genome shotgun sequence genomic window:
- the LOC139845537 gene encoding tubby-like F-box protein 7 isoform X2 has protein sequence MSLHRTFLSRRINSRSRSYNKSKSQPQMNLDDVVTTEPDVINREDSWSNLLPELIGEIVKRVEASEHRWPLRQSVVACGCVCKKWRHVVKEIVKPPVNTGNITFPSCLKQPGPRDMPLQCLIKRNKKNSMFYLYLAASPSFTDNGKFLLAARRSRHGAHTEYIISLDPNDLSQGSNAYVGKLSSDFLGTKFTIYDSQPPHNGAKHSSSSAGRRFTTKQISPQVPAGNFEIGEVSYKFNLLKSRGPRRMVSSLKCSASDELQTDAKLTKSKSVAGGGGAGQTLLRNKAPRWHEHLQCWCLNFHGRVTVASVKNFQLVATMDPSQPGGKGDGETVLLQFGKVGDDMFTMDYRQPLSAFHAFAICLTSFGTKLACE, from the exons ATGTCGTTACATAGAACATTTTTATCACGACGAATCAATTCTAGATCCAGATCTTACAACAAATCTAAATCTCAACCACAAATGAATCTCGATGACGTCGTCACAACTGAACCTGACGTCATTAACCGTGAAGATTCCTGGAGTAATTTGTTACCGGAGTTAATTGGAGAGATAGTTAAACGAGTTGAAGCCAGTGAACACCGATGGCCGCTCCGTCAAAGCGTTGTTGCCTGTGGATGTGTTTGTAAAAAATGGAGACACGTTGTTAAAGAAATCGTTAAACCGCCGGTTAATACCGGAAATATTACGTTTCCGTCATGTCTTAAGCag CCTGGTCCACGGGATATGCCGCTTCAATGCCTAATAAAACGGAACAAGAAAAACTCTATGTTTTACCTATATCTTGCTGCTAGCCCAT CATTTACAGACAACGGTAAGTTTCTCTTGGCAGCACGTAGATCCCGACATGGTGCACATACAGAATACATAATATCGCTCGATCCAAATGATCTGTCACAAGGTAGCAATGCTTATGTTGGTAAATTGAG CTCGGATTTTCTTGGCACCAAATTTACAATCTATGACAGCCAGCCACCACATAACGGGGCAAAGCATTCAAGCAGTAGTGCTGGTCGGCGTTTTACAACAAAGCAAATAAGCCCACAAGTGCCAGCTGGCAATTTTGAAATTGGAGAGGTGTCCTATAAATTCAACCTTTTGAAATCTAGAGGTCCAAGAAGAATGGTATCTTCATTAAAGTGCTCTGCATCGGATGAACTTCAAACAGATGCCAAGTTAACAAAATCAAAATCTGTTGCTGGTGGTGGTGGTGCTGGTCAGACCCTCTTAAGAAATAAAGCCCCGAGGTGGCATGAACACTTGCAATGCTGGTGTTTGAATTTTCATGGGCGGGTTACGGTTGCATCAGTGAAGAACTTCCAGTTAGTGGCGACAATGGACCCGAGCCAGCCAGGAGGGAAAGGTGATGGTGAGACGGTGTTGCTTCAGTTTGGAAAGGTCGGTGATGATATGTTTACAATGGATTACAGGCAGCCATTGTCGGCTTTTCATGCTTTTGCTATTTGCTTGACCAGTTTTGGAACAAAGCTTGCTTGTGagtag
- the LOC139845537 gene encoding tubby-like F-box protein 7 isoform X3 encodes MSLHRTFLSRRINSRSRSYNKSKSQPQMNLDDVVTTEPDVINREDSWSNLLPELIGEIVKRVEASEHRWPLRQSVVACGCVCKKWRHVVKEIVKPPVNTGNITFPSCLKQPGPRDMPLQCLIKRNKKNSMFYLYLAASPSFTDNGKFLLAARRSRHGAHTEYIISLDPNDLSQGSNAYVGKLSSDFLGTKFTIYDSQPPHNGAKHSSSSAGRRFTTKQISPQVPAGNFEIGEVSYKFNLLKSRGPRRMVSSLKCSASDELQTDAKLTKSKSVAGGGGAGQTLLRNKAPRWHEHLQCWCLNFHGRVTVASVKNFQLVATMDPSQPGGKGDGETVLLQFGKVGDDMFTMDYRQPLSAFHAFAICLTSFGTKLA; translated from the exons ATGTCGTTACATAGAACATTTTTATCACGACGAATCAATTCTAGATCCAGATCTTACAACAAATCTAAATCTCAACCACAAATGAATCTCGATGACGTCGTCACAACTGAACCTGACGTCATTAACCGTGAAGATTCCTGGAGTAATTTGTTACCGGAGTTAATTGGAGAGATAGTTAAACGAGTTGAAGCCAGTGAACACCGATGGCCGCTCCGTCAAAGCGTTGTTGCCTGTGGATGTGTTTGTAAAAAATGGAGACACGTTGTTAAAGAAATCGTTAAACCGCCGGTTAATACCGGAAATATTACGTTTCCGTCATGTCTTAAGCag CCTGGTCCACGGGATATGCCGCTTCAATGCCTAATAAAACGGAACAAGAAAAACTCTATGTTTTACCTATATCTTGCTGCTAGCCCAT CATTTACAGACAACGGTAAGTTTCTCTTGGCAGCACGTAGATCCCGACATGGTGCACATACAGAATACATAATATCGCTCGATCCAAATGATCTGTCACAAGGTAGCAATGCTTATGTTGGTAAATTGAG CTCGGATTTTCTTGGCACCAAATTTACAATCTATGACAGCCAGCCACCACATAACGGGGCAAAGCATTCAAGCAGTAGTGCTGGTCGGCGTTTTACAACAAAGCAAATAAGCCCACAAGTGCCAGCTGGCAATTTTGAAATTGGAGAGGTGTCCTATAAATTCAACCTTTTGAAATCTAGAGGTCCAAGAAGAATGGTATCTTCATTAAAGTGCTCTGCATCGGATGAACTTCAAACAGATGCCAAGTTAACAAAATCAAAATCTGTTGCTGGTGGTGGTGGTGCTGGTCAGACCCTCTTAAGAAATAAAGCCCCGAGGTGGCATGAACACTTGCAATGCTGGTGTTTGAATTTTCATGGGCGGGTTACGGTTGCATCAGTGAAGAACTTCCAGTTAGTGGCGACAATGGACCCGAGCCAGCCAGGAGGGAAAGGTGATGGTGAGACGGTGTTGCTTCAGTTTGGAAAGGTCGGTGATGATATGTTTACAATGGATTACAGGCAGCCATTGTCGGCTTTTCATGCTTTTGCTATTTGCTTGACCAGTTTTGGAACAAAGCTTGCTT GA
- the LOC139845537 gene encoding tubby-like F-box protein 7 isoform X1, whose amino-acid sequence MSLHRTFLSRRINSRSRSYNKSKSQPQMNLDDVVTTEPDVINREDSWSNLLPELIGEIVKRVEASEHRWPLRQSVVACGCVCKKWRHVVKEIVKPPVNTGNITFPSCLKQPGPRDMPLQCLIKRNKKNSMFYLYLAASPSFTDNGKFLLAARRSRHGAHTEYIISLDPNDLSQGSNAYVGKLSSDFLGTKFTIYDSQPPHNGAKHSSSSAGRRFTTKQISPQVPAGNFEIGEVSYKFNLLKSRGPRRMVSSLKCSASDELQTDAKLTKSKSVAGGGGAGQTLLRNKAPRWHEHLQCWCLNFHGRVTVASVKNFQLVATMDPSQPGGKGDGETVLLQFGKVGDDMFTMDYRQPLSAFHAFAICLTSFGTKLALCVRVVVMFASRNFVATFLKLCFTFQDVSDVHRRI is encoded by the exons ATGTCGTTACATAGAACATTTTTATCACGACGAATCAATTCTAGATCCAGATCTTACAACAAATCTAAATCTCAACCACAAATGAATCTCGATGACGTCGTCACAACTGAACCTGACGTCATTAACCGTGAAGATTCCTGGAGTAATTTGTTACCGGAGTTAATTGGAGAGATAGTTAAACGAGTTGAAGCCAGTGAACACCGATGGCCGCTCCGTCAAAGCGTTGTTGCCTGTGGATGTGTTTGTAAAAAATGGAGACACGTTGTTAAAGAAATCGTTAAACCGCCGGTTAATACCGGAAATATTACGTTTCCGTCATGTCTTAAGCag CCTGGTCCACGGGATATGCCGCTTCAATGCCTAATAAAACGGAACAAGAAAAACTCTATGTTTTACCTATATCTTGCTGCTAGCCCAT CATTTACAGACAACGGTAAGTTTCTCTTGGCAGCACGTAGATCCCGACATGGTGCACATACAGAATACATAATATCGCTCGATCCAAATGATCTGTCACAAGGTAGCAATGCTTATGTTGGTAAATTGAG CTCGGATTTTCTTGGCACCAAATTTACAATCTATGACAGCCAGCCACCACATAACGGGGCAAAGCATTCAAGCAGTAGTGCTGGTCGGCGTTTTACAACAAAGCAAATAAGCCCACAAGTGCCAGCTGGCAATTTTGAAATTGGAGAGGTGTCCTATAAATTCAACCTTTTGAAATCTAGAGGTCCAAGAAGAATGGTATCTTCATTAAAGTGCTCTGCATCGGATGAACTTCAAACAGATGCCAAGTTAACAAAATCAAAATCTGTTGCTGGTGGTGGTGGTGCTGGTCAGACCCTCTTAAGAAATAAAGCCCCGAGGTGGCATGAACACTTGCAATGCTGGTGTTTGAATTTTCATGGGCGGGTTACGGTTGCATCAGTGAAGAACTTCCAGTTAGTGGCGACAATGGACCCGAGCCAGCCAGGAGGGAAAGGTGATGGTGAGACGGTGTTGCTTCAGTTTGGAAAGGTCGGTGATGATATGTTTACAATGGATTACAGGCAGCCATTGTCGGCTTTTCATGCTTTTGCTATTTGCTTGACCAGTTTTGGAACAAAGCTTGCTT TGTGTGTGCGTGTGGTAGTAATGTTTGCCTCTAGAAACTTTGTTGCTACATTCCTCAAGTTATGTTTTACTTTTCAGGATGTAAGTGATGTACATAGGCGCATATGA
- the LOC139845538 gene encoding multiprotein-bridging factor 1a-like, which yields MSGHIAQDWEPVVIRKKAPTAAARKDEKAVNAARRAGAEIETVRKATAGSNKAASSGTSLNTRKLDEETENLTHEKVPSELKRAIMQGRTDKKLTQAQLAQLINEKPQIIQEYESGKAIPNQQIITKLERALGVKLRGKK from the exons ATGTCAGGTCATATCGCACAAGACTGGGAGCCTGTGGTGATCCGTAAGAAAGCTCCGACCGCCGCTGCTCGTAAGGATGAAAAGGCTGTCAACGCCGCTCGTCGTGCCGGTGCTGAGATCGAGACTGTACGCAAGG CTACTGCTGGTTCAAACAAGGCTGCCTCGAGTGGTACCTCTTTGAACACTAGAAAGCTTGATGAAGAGACTGAAAATCTTACCC ATGAGAAGGTACCAAGTGAACTGAAGAGAGCTATCATGCAAGGTCGTACTGATAAGAAGCTTACACAAGCTCAACTTGCGCag CTGATCAATGAGAAGCCTCAGATTATCCAGGAGTATGAATCTGGTAAAGCTATACCAAATCAGCAGATAATCACTAAACTGGAAAGGGCCCTCGGTGTGAAACTTCGGGGTAAGAAATAG